The Candidatus Poribacteria bacterium genome contains the following window.
TATACTCTTGAATCTCTGAATTCGACTCCCCCTCGAGTTGGAGCAACTGCGCTGCGCCGCGGATCCCGCCAAGTGGATTTCTCACCTCGTGAGCAACAGTCGTCGCGAGTTTGCCCAGCGTTGCGAGGCGTTCGGATTGAACATGCGAATCAATCATCTGCTGGATCTTGACGCGCTGTGCCACAATCGCAGCGATAATCGTCAAGATACGAATATCGTCCTCAATCGAAAATTCGTCCGATGCCTTATCAATTGTCAGCGTACCAATTACCTGTTCATCCACCACCACCGGAACACACCAGAAAGCTATCGGATCTTTAGACTGCACTGATTTCGCATCTGGAAACTCAATCCGCTCAAGCGGCGTCCGACTGTGTGGCACACCAATCGGTTGACCAGATTGGAGCACCTGTTGTTGGATAAGGTCAATTTGGCTATCAGTACCACGCCGGAGCTCCGCCTCCGTCAATCCAAAAACAGCCTCAACCTCTTTGACCAACTCGTCATCTTCCCAAATTCTCAGTGCACCCCGGTATACCCCCATTCGGTTAGCGAGGGTTCTGATAATCTTTTGGAACAGCTCATCTAATTCAAGAGCGGTATTTGCCGTATCACCAATTTCAAAAAGGGTAGACAGATCAGCCACCCGTTTCTCCAGATCCGTGTTGGTCTGATCTATCTGCTGAAGCTGTACCTCAGTGGTGGAGCGTTGGGCTTTGAAAAGCTGGATGGTGCGGACAATGAAATAGGCGACGATCGGATATAAGATTGCAACCACACCCAAATGGATCTGCTCATAGTAAAGTCCAGCATGTACCCAATTGGCTAATGTCGTAAATGCAAGCAACAGATACTGTCCGCGACGGTTGTCATAGATCCCCGCAAGAATCATAACTCCATAATAAAGATGCGACGCAACACCGTAGCTCTGCGGGCTATCCAAGCCGTAAACAAACAGATTAATCAGTAGGACAACGAATATCAGGAAGAAAGTTAGCATGAGTAATTCACGGTTGCAGGAGTTACTCCTGACGGGGCACCAAGACCTCAACAATCTAAATGGCAGAGACTCCTACTGTCCATCGCACAAGAAATTATCCAGCATCTTCAGTCCGATCCGACCACTCTTCTCCAGATGGAACTGCGTCGCAATCAGGTTCTGATGGGCAACAACACTCGAAAATTTAACGCCGTAAATGGTCTTCCCAACGATATACGAATCGTCCCGCGGTATGGGATAGTACGAATTAACGAAATAGAAATGGGCAGGATTCGGAACATCTTGAAAAATTGGATGTGCCTGCGTCTGATACACCTCGTTCCAGCCGATCTGCGGTACTTTTTGAATCGGAGAGGGATTATATTTTTTGACAACGCCGGGCAGGATGCCGAGGCAATCGGTATCCTCCTCTTCGCTATGTTCAAACAGGATCTGGATACCGATACAGATCCCTAACATCGGCTTACCCGACTCGTAAACCTCCCGCAATATCTCCGCGAGCCCAGCCGCGTTCAGGTTATCCATTGTTGCCCGCGCCGCACCTACGCCGGGAAAGATGACTTTCTCTGCACCCAAAATGGTTTGGGGGTCGGCGGTAATTTTTCCGTCGTAGCCTAAATATTTGACGGCGCGTTCAACACTCGTCAGGTTGCCCGCGCCGTAGTCGATAATTGCGATCATTGGAAACTTACGTTACTAAAAGTAGGATTTACGCAGTTGAACGGTAAAATCCAACCCCTTCCGCTACGCGGAACTTACACCTCCGCTTCAATGCCCCACCCATACAATTCGGTGATTTGGCAGGGCCCTGTCAGGTCCCAGAAAAAAATCAACCTCCCATCGGGGGTTCATCATTGGCGGGTATCTGTCTGAACCCTGATGGGGCCTAGCTTCAGAGCGTTTGTAGATTTTTACCACCCAACAGAAGGGGCGTGTAGACGGCTTGCTGACCTGCCAAATACGCACTGTTTATGAACCGTTTTTCACTTAAATGTCAACATAATCTCGCCAAATGTCAGGGATTTGCCAGGGCACTGACAGGTCAAAACTCTGAAATGCGTCAGTCCTGATAGTCATATTCGGTGCATTGGAAGGGGCTCAGCACCCCTATTATACCCTATTTTCTGACCATGCGCGTAAATCCTAAAAAGATTCGTTTGAAAAATTAAAAAGGGACCGTTGAAATGATGTTGCAGGGTGAAAATTTCAATCTGTGAAATAGATTCAAAATCTTCATCGACTCAAACGCGATTTTGATTTGACTCAAAAAGTTCTATCTGTTTAGAAGTAGCTGTGGTCCTCAATCCAACCCGTCCCCAAATGGCTTCTAAGTCCGGTGTGCATTCATAATCTTTGAATAAACCTGAAATATCATCTGCTTTTCTTTGTTCAGCAAGCCTTTCTCGGATGATTGCAACATTAATTTTATCGAGTTCAACCCCGATTGATTTCCGCCCCAACTGTTCCGCAACAACCAACGTCGTTCCTGAACCCGCAAATGGATCTAATACAACATCGCCGGGATTTGTCGAAGAAAGGATTATCCGAAGGAGAAGTTGAATCGGTGTCTGTTGCTTGTGCAAGCGATTCCCCTCTGCATCCCGCAAGGCTTCATCTCCCGCAAAATAGCCCGCCGTCAACTCACGAATATCGGCCCACACGTCGGTGAGGAACATACCGTTTTCACGTTCATATTTGTAGCCCGCAGGCAGCGGCGGATTGATTCGCAGACGGTGAAAGACTCCTGGACGTTTTCCTTTCGTTGCAAACGCGATAATCTGGTAGTGCTTACCAAAACGATTCACCCCGGGGACAGCGGACGTTTTCTTTTTCCAAATAATCAAGTTTTGAAACGTCCACCCAGCTTCGCGTAAACAGCGTAGCACAGATTCAGTTTTCTTCTCCCGCTGCATAAAATAGATTGCGCCGCCCGAAGCGGTTTGTTGATAAACCTTTGTGCACACACCGCCCATCCACTTCCAATACTGCGCTTCAGGCAAGTTATCATCCCACTCGTTGTAACCTTTATCCTGATTGAAGGGCGGATCGAGAAAAGTAAGATCGATATTCCCAAAAGCAGTGT
Protein-coding sequences here:
- a CDS encoding GAF domain-containing protein — its product is MLTFFLIFVVLLINLFVYGLDSPQSYGVASHLYYGVMILAGIYDNRRGQYLLLAFTTLANWVHAGLYYEQIHLGVVAILYPIVAYFIVRTIQLFKAQRSTTEVQLQQIDQTNTDLEKRVADLSTLFEIGDTANTALELDELFQKIIRTLANRMGVYRGALRIWEDDELVKEVEAVFGLTEAELRRGTDSQIDLIQQQVLQSGQPIGVPHSRTPLERIEFPDAKSVQSKDPIAFWCVPVVVDEQVIGTLTIDKASDEFSIEDDIRILTIIAAIVAQRVKIQQMIDSHVQSERLATLGKLATTVAHEVRNPLGGIRGAAQLLQLEGESNSEIQEYIQVIIREVDRLNRVVEQLLGSGNPRTAGVKPGSIDDLIDNSLSICQPELDRDNIRVEKKLADNCPLVAVNADGMTQVLLNLFRNAIESMEDGGVLTIQTAYNSVTQVVQIYIKDTGRGIPPDVASRLFDPFYTTKQKGTGLGLAISQQIIEEHGGVIEFDVTEPQGATFIVTLPV
- the hisH gene encoding imidazole glycerol phosphate synthase subunit HisH, producing MIAIIDYGAGNLTSVERAVKYLGYDGKITADPQTILGAEKVIFPGVGAARATMDNLNAAGLAEILREVYESGKPMLGICIGIQILFEHSEEEDTDCLGILPGVVKKYNPSPIQKVPQIGWNEVYQTQAHPIFQDVPNPAHFYFVNSYYPIPRDDSYIVGKTIYGVKFSSVVAHQNLIATQFHLEKSGRIGLKMLDNFLCDGQ
- a CDS encoding site-specific DNA-methyltransferase, with the translated sequence MKATVLHGDCDSLLNQPNTAFGNIDLTFLDPPFNQDKGYNEWDDNLPEAQYWKWMGGVCTKVYQQTASGGAIYFMQREKKTESVLRCLREAGWTFQNLIIWKKKTSAVPGVNRFGKHYQIIAFATKGKRPGVFHRLRINPPLPAGYKYERENGMFLTDVWADIRELTAGYFAGDEALRDAEGNRLHKQQTPIQLLLRIILSSTNPGDVVLDPFAGSGTTLVVAEQLGRKSIGVELDKINVAIIRERLAEQRKADDISGLFKDYECTPDLEAIWGRVGLRTTATSKQIELFESNQNRV